The Desulfovibrio piger DNA segment GTATGTGGAGGATCTTTCCACCGGGCTGTACAACAGAAACAGATACAACCAGGTCTGTGACTCCCTGTCCGGAAAGGATTGCGGCAGCTTGGGCATCGCCTATTTCGACCTGAACGGCCTGAAGAAGATCAATGACCTCCAGGGACATCAGGCCGGTGATGCCCTCATCCGTCGCACCGCGGAGTGCCTCCTCCAGGCCTTTGGCAAAAAGGCCTACCGCATAGGTGGCGACGAGTTCATCGTCATCGACCGCGAATCCGGCCGCGAAGCCTTCCATGCTTGTGTCGAGAATGCGCTCCGGGCCATGGAGGAAAGTCATATCTCCATCTCCTGCGGTATTTCCTGGCGTGCCGAGCGGGGCAATATCGACGAGCAGATCAACGAAGCGGACAAAAAGATGTACCTTGCCAAGCGGGATTTTTACGCCTGCAAGGAGCATGACCGCAGGCACTATTGGCCGGAACAGGAATGACCGGCGCTCCCTGTGTTTTGCCCGTAGGGCAGGGCCGGCGGGGGAGGAGGACTGCTCGCCTTTTCCAGGGCGGTGAAAGCATCTTTTCCGGCATCCTTTCACTTTTTTGAAAAATTCTTTTGCTAAACGCTTGACTCCGTGAGCTGTTTTCTATACATAGCTTCTCACGACGCGCTCGTAGCTCAGCTGGATAGAGCAACAGGCTACGAACCTGTAGGCCAGGAGTTCGAATCTCTTCGGGCGCACCATGCAAATTCAGGCGATCAGTTTTACTGGTCGCCTTTTTTGCTATGTACAGTGGCATTTCGAAAGGCCTGCATCAGTGTATCTGTCCTCCCTCTTGCGGCGTACTGCAAAGCAGCGCCGGGATCTCCTGCCGGGTCTCTTTTCAGGCCGCAGGCTCTATGCTACAAGGCGGACATCGGCCCGGGCCTGCGTTCCCAGACAGGTCCGGCCGTTCGGCCCAGCCCCCCGTAACGTGCATACGCACATCCCAAGGAGGAAAACAGCCCATGGAAAACAAAGTTCTGGAAGTCCTGGTCAATGCCGGAAAGCCCCTGCGTCCTGGCGACATCGCCAAGGAACTGGGAGTGGATTCCAAGGAAGTCAGCAAGGCCATTGCCGAACTGAAGAAGGAAGGCAAGGTCATGTCGCCCAAGCGTTGTTATTACGCTCCGGCGGAATAATCCTCGCAGCAACGAGTATGGAAAAGGGCGGGCCCGCAAGGGTCCGCCCTTCGTTATTATGGGCTTTAGCCTGTTGAGCGCCTGACAGGCGCGAAACAAAAAACCACCCGCTATGCGGGTGGAGACAATACGTTATACACACAAAAACACCTTTCCGCTACGATGAAGTTGTTCAAGCCCATCGCAACATTAACGGAAAGGTGTTTTTGTTATGGGAACCAAGGCTCATAGCCTAGCGCATACGAAATGGTTGTGCAAGTATCATATCGTCTTTACTCCAAAATATAGAAGAAAAATAGAAGTCATTTCATAATTCTGGAGAAAATTTAAGGTTTCGGTTAGTCTCAAAAAATGAGCAAAGCCGAAATGCTAACTGATGATCAATGGTCTGTCCTGGAACCTCTTTTTCAGAAAGAGCGCACAGGCGCAGGACGTCCACAAATTCATTCTGACAGAGAAGTTTTAAATGGCGTCCTCTGGGTCTTGCGTACAGGCGCGGCATGGGCGGACTTACCGGACAGGTTTCCATCTTCCGCAACTTGCTATCGGAGATTCAGCAAATGGGTAAAAGATGGAAGGCTTCGAAAAATTCTGGAGTCTCTGGCCCGGCATCTTGAAGATAATGGCCTGATAAATCTGGAAGAATGCTTCATTGACGGCACATTCGTTGTCGCAAAAAAAGGGGCCCAAAAGTGGGAAAGACCAAGCGGGGCAAAGGTACGAAGCTCATGGTTATTGCTGACGCTTCTGGTTTACCTATCGCCGTGTACACGGATTCTGCTAACCCTCATGAAGTCAGACTTGTCCAGGCTACAATCAATGAAATTGTCACGTTGGGACGACCCCGAAGAATTATTGGGGATCGTGCCTATGACAGCGATCCGCTTGATGAAGCCCTTGCTTCTCAGGGAATTGAACTCATCGCGCCGCACCGCAAGAATCGTAAAAAGCCGGCGACGCAAGACGGACGGCTCTTGCGCCGTTACAAAAGAAGATGGAAAATTGAACGCCTTTTTGCGTGGCTTAACAAATTTAAAAAGGCAATAACTCGTTGGGAAAGGTGCGTTGAACGTTTTACGGCTCTTGTCCACCTTGCTTTTTCTATGATTTTATTGTCCCACTCAGGGAGGGGTAAAACCCCCACCTTTAGGTGGCGGCTTTAGCGTTTCTTTTGTAGTCTGTGGGCATGAGCAATTATCGTAAAGGCTCCCACAGTGTTTTTTCAATTCACCTGCACCTGGTCTGGATAACCAAGTACAGGAAAAAGATTTTGTCAGGCGACATCGCCCAGAGAGCCAGGTCGCTGATACGCGGCATCTGTGAAAAGCATCAGGTGGAAATTCTCAAAGGACATATAGCACCCGACCATATCCATCTTTTCGTTTCGATTTCACCAAGCCTTGCTGTGAGCAAGTTGATGCAACAACTGAAAGGCCGAACCGCGCATGCCATGATAAATGAATTTCCATTGTTGCGCCGCCAGTACTGGGGACGTCATATGTGGGCGCGTGGCTATTTCTGTTGCAGCAGTGGCAATGTGACCGATGAGGTCATTAAGCAATACATCACGCAACAGGAAGATGCAGATGAAACCTTCCGAATTGAGGGGGAATGACTTCAGCCTGCTTCAGCAGGGGCCATACCGGCTTTAGCCGGAACGCGACTTTAGTCGCCACGGTGAATCCACCGGCTTTAGCCGGTGGAGTGTTCAATGAGAAGAGTTATAAAAATTGCCCATTAATTATGAAATGAGTTCTAATCTTCGCACAGCTCCGTGAAAGTATAAAAGAAATTCTGCAATGCCTCTGCAAATATAAAGGGGTTGAGATTCTGGAAGGGCATCTGATGCCGGATCATGTCCACATGCTGGTGTCCATTCCTCCTAAAATCAGTGTGGCAAATTTCATGGGCTACCTGAAAGGGAAAAGTTCGTTGATGATATTCGATAAGCACGCAAACCTTAAATATAAGTTTGGCAACAGAAAATTTTGGGCCGAAGGATATTATGTCAGTACGGTGGGGCTTAATGAGGCAACGATCAAAAAATATATCCAGGATCAGGAACGTCACGACATTATGAGAGACAAGCTGACATCACGCGAATATCAAGACCCCTTTAAGGGGTAGCCAAGGCGGCAAGGGCACTGGGCTTGAACAGCGTGAAAGCCAGCGTCTTTAGGCGCAGCCGGTAACAGGCCCTTACAGGGCCAGAGCAAACCACCCGCTTTGCGGGTGGTTCTGATTCACTTCCCCGGCCGCAAGGGGCTGCAAGACTAGGCGTTGATGCCGTCCTCCTTGCGCCAGCTGGCCAGCTGGGAGCCGATGAAATCGCAGATGAAGGCCTGCTCCTCGCGGCCGTTGCCGTGGATATCCATGGGCGCGGCGAACTTGTAGCGCACCGGCAGGCCGCTTTTGATGGGGCCCAGCTCCTTGAGCTTTTTCCCCGTGCCCCAGGCATCGGTCTTGAGAGCCAGCGGCACCACGGGCACACCGGCCTTGCGGGCCAGCTTGACCCCGATGGTGTTGAAGTGCTGGGGATCGAAATCCGGGGTGCGGGTGCTCTGGGGAAAGACGATGATGGAGATGCCTTTCTTCAGGCGTTCCACCCCGCCTTCCAGGACGGCCGTCAGGTCTTCGCGGGGATTGGTGCGGCCCACAACGATGGGATCGCGGGAGCGCATGACGGCCCCGAAGAAGGGCAGGGTGACCAGGCTTTTTTTCATCACGAACGTCACGGCACGGTGGGGCCGGATGATGCCGGGCAGCATGAAGGTCTCCAGCGTGCTCATGTGGTTGGCCACGAAGACGCAGGGGCCGCGCGTGGCCGAGATGTTCTCCATGCCTTCGATGCTCACCGGGCAGCCCACGCGCTCGATGAGTTCCGTCACACGCAGGCTGGCGTGGACCCAGGCGCTGTCGTCACACAGGCCTTTGGCGGCCCTGCGGCACAGCCAGAACACGGGGCCCGCCAGCAGGCTGCTGTAGAATCTCAGGGCCGGGAAACGGGCAGGGGCGCCCAGCTGCGGGGCCGTGCTGACATAGGTGGAAAGATCGCCGAACGGGGCCTCGACGACCCCTTCTTGATACTGTTGCATCAGGATTCTTCCGTTTTTCTGATTTTATGGATCTTGCGCCACCACTGGCTCAGGCGGGCTTCGTCGCCCATGTCGCGGGGCTGGTAAAAGCGGCGTCCCACGAGCTCGGCGGGCAGGTAATCCTGTTCCACCCAGCCGTCAGGGTAGTTGTGGGGATATTTGTATTCCTTGCCGTAGCCCCATTCCTTTTGCAACTGCGTACTGGCGTTGCGCAGATGCAGGGGCACGGGCCGCGCTCCGTTGTATTTGACTTCGCGGGCGGCGGTCAGGTAGGCGGCGTAGCTGCTGTTGCTCTTGCGGGCCAGGGCCAGGTAGACCACCGTCTCGGCCAGCGGGATGAAGCCTTCGGGCATGCCCACGAATTCCACGGCCTGCTGGCAGGAGACGGCCAGGGGCAGGGCATTGGGATCGGCCAGGCCCACATCCTCCGAAGCGGAAAGGATGAGGCGGCGGCAGATGAAGCGCGGGTCCTCGCCGCCTTCCAGCAGGCAGGCCAGATAGTAGAGGGCCGCGTCGGGATCGCTGCCGCGGATGGATTTGATGAGGGCCGAGGCCAGCTCGTAATGGCTGTCACCGTCCTTGTCATGGCGCATCATGACTTCGGGCAGGGCGGACTTGAGCTGCTCGGGCTCGCGCATCTCCTCGGGCAGGGAAGCGGCGTACTCCACCAGATTGAGCAGGGTACGGGCATCCCCGTGGGCCGCGGCGGTGATGATGTCCAGCACCTCGTCGCTAAGCGTCACGCCCGTCTGTTCGGCGCCGCGCCGGGCCAGCTCCATCAGTTCCGAGCGCCCCAGGGGGCGCAGGCGCAGCACGTGCAGGCGCGAGAGCAGCTGCCGGGTGACGCTGAACGACGGGTTCTCCGTCGTGGTGGCCAGCAGGGTCAGCTCGCCCGATTCCACCAACGGCAGGAAAAAGTCCTGCTGCGCCTTGGAAAAGCGGTGCAGCTCGTCGAGTACCAGGATCTCGATGCCGTTGAGGGAGCGGCGCAGGTGCTGCAAGCCTGCCTCCGGCGCGCTGAGACGCAGATAGGGACGCTTGCGGGAACGCGCCAGCAGCAGGGCCAGCGTGGACTTGCCGCAGCCCGGCGGGCCGAAAAACAGCAGGCTGGGCAGGCGCTCCGCCGCCATGAGCGACTTGAGGCGGCTTGCCAGATGGCTCTGCCCGAGAAAAAGATCGGGATCGTCGGGGCGCATGCGCTCCGGCAGGGGCTTTTGTGCGGTCATGGCTGTCCTTTATTCCGCCGGATCCGCCAGATGGGAGGCCCACCAGTGCAGGCCCAGGCACAGGGTCGCGGCGGTCTCGCAGCGCAGCACACGGGCCCCCAGGCTGACGAAGGTGAACTGCGCCGCCCGCAGGCTGTCCAGCTCCCGCTGGGAAAAGCCGCCCTCGGGGCCGATGACGTACACGGTGGTGCCGGGACGTCCGGCCAGCTGGGGCGTGAGCATGCTCACGGTGTCCTGCATCTCCCAGGGCAGGATGCGGCGGTCGGCCGTGGCGGCGCGGCGGACCAGCTCGTCCACACCGCCGGTCAGGGCCTCCACCTGCGGCAACCAGGGATTGCCGCACTGCTTGGCTCCGGCGATGAGCTGTCCGCGGCAAGCCTCGGCGGCATCGGCAGGCAGTTTGCCCTGGCTGTGGTCACCCTGCCAGAGCCAGACGGCATGGGCACCCAGCTCCACGGCCTTTTCCATAAAGAAACCGCGGCGCACGGCCTTGCTGAAGGCCAGCGCCATGACGGCGCGGGATTCCGGCGCGGGCGCCATCTGTTCTTCCTGCAGGACAAGGCGGGCCTTCTTTTTGGCTGTTTCGGCGATGGCGAAACGGCCGCTGCGGCCCTGGCCGTCGAGCAGCAGGACCTCCTCGCCCGGGGCCAGGCGCAGCACCTGGACCAGATGCTTGGCTTCCTGGCCTTCCAGCCAGAGATCGTGGGCCCATTGTTCGGGAGGAAGATAAAAGCGGTGCAGACTCATGATGCGTTGGATCCTTTTGCCGTCCGCGCGCGGCGCACGGCCTTGAAGCCGTCCTGCAGCGAGACGAGACGGCCGTAATTCTTGCGTATCTCCAGACCGGCTTTGGTCAGCCGGGATTCGGGAGGTTCCATGTAGGTGCGGCGCAGGTAGGCATCGGAAAGGATGCGTTCCACGCTGTCCACGATGCCGTCCACCAGTGCCGGGAAAAAGTTGACGATCTCGAATTTCAGGTCCGTCAGCAGGTCGAGGGCCTCGCGCATCATCTGGCGGTAGCCCATGCGGCCCACCTTGGCCTTGCGCTGGGCCAGGTCCTCGAGGATGCGGACGCGCCGAGCCTGCTGGATGTAGCTGAAGCGGGTACAGACCTCGCGGTGCAGCTCGCGCATGTTGCTGAAGGCATCGTCATTGTCCGGCGAGTAGAGATAGCCGTTGAGTACGCGGCTGACCTTGGCAAAAAAGTCGTCGCTGTAGCCTATCATGCGCCGCTGGTGCTTGGTGAGCCAGGCATAGAGGAATTTGAGGCGCTTCTCGTCGGTATCGGTGTTCTCCACGATCTCCGTGCGCTTGAAGACGATGCGGCCGGTGTATTCACCGCGCACGATGTCGTTGAGGCGCAGGAACATGTTGGAGGTGTCCTTGATGATGTTCAGCCCGGCCAGGGGCGCGCCCGTGAGCGGATGCAGGATCTCCTGCCAAGCCACGGAAAGGGCGCGGTCCTGCTGCACGTTGCTGGCATCGAAGCGGTGCTGCCGGTAGGTGACGCGGATGATGACGACCCGGCGGTCACGGTCCAGGAAGTAGCCGCCTTTTTCCAGCGTCTCGAGGGCTTCCTCCTGATCCTCGTCCACGGAGATGAGGGCGATCTTTTCCAGCAGGGGGTAGCGGGTGCTCTGGCCCATGGACGTATAGGTGGTGATGGTACGGTCCGTCTGGCCCAGGACGCGCAGCATGAAGTGCTCGCCCAGCTTGTGCAGCTTGCGGGCAAAGAGCGCGCTGGAGGTGCGGCGTTCCGAGACGATGGGGAAGCCGTAGAGCTCCATCAGGTACTGGTAGACGAACATGCGGTTGCGTTCGTAGATCTCGCTGTCGCCATAGACGAATTTGCCGATGCGCATGCCGAAGCGTTTGAGCTCGCTGTCGATGTCCGAAGGGAAGGAGGCGAAGACCCCCGCCAGGTGGAACTGCCGGTCCGCATCGAGGGCGAGCACCTGGGCCCTGTCCATGGCCAGCAGATAGGGCATGAGCGAGGGATAATTGTCCAGGATCACGGTATCGGCATTGGCGAACTGCTGGCGGAAGATGTCCTGGTGCATGCGCGGCAGGCGGGAGGCCAGGGTCTGCACGTTGCGGGCAAGGACCTGGTTCTCCAGCGGGCAGCAGGCGCCGTCGGCTTCCATGACGATGGGGTGCAGTTTGTCGAACTGGAAGGTCTCGGAAAAATAGTCCAGCTGACGGGCAAAAGCCACCATGGAGAAGCCCGGCAGGTCCTTGTATTCGAACATGTCGTTGTCGAACGAGGGCAAAAGTTCGCGGCCTTCCACCAGCGGGTAGTTCTTGTGCTCCTGATAGGGCTTGACCAGACAGAAGCGGATATGCACGGCATCGAGAAAGCGCTTGAGCTCGTCAAGACGCGCGATGACGACCGGCTCGGATGTCGTATAGGCATCCTGCCAGTGAAAGCCGTCCTTGCTGAAGATCTCTTGCCACTTGATCATGTGCAACCTTACCCGATTCTCTGTAAAGAGTAACTGCTTTTGGGGGGAATTTCCAGAGGCGCTCCCGGGATTTGTCGTTTTTGCCCGCCGGGCCGCCGGTGCGGGCGAAAAGCTGTTGCGGGCGCTATGCTGCTTTGGTACACTTTCGTGCGTCAGTCCCGGGCTTGTGCCCGGGCCCACCATCAAACGCGTACCGACATGACTGCCAATACTCTTGAACAACACATCCTCAGCATCGTTTGCAGTGTTTTCGATGCCTACTCCGCCGTCCTTTTCCTGCCCTCCGAAAATGGTGAGGAGCATTATCTCGCGGCCTCCTTCAGCCTTGGCGAAGGGGTGGAGCAGGGGGCCATGCTTTCGTCGGGGAGCCTGGTAGACTGGATCATCCGCAACCGCCAGCAGATGCTGGTCCCCAATTTCGACCAGCACAAGCACAAGCTCGGCTATTACCGGGAAGGCGAGGAAGCCGGCATCAAGGCATTCATGGGGTGTCCCGTGCCCACGGGCGGTGCCCTGTGCGTGGACAGCAAGCGGCAGTATTCCTTCACTGACAGGGACTACAAGCTGCTGCAGCTTTTTGCCGAGCTGGTCTCCCGCCAGCAGGCCAGCAAGGGCCGTCAGGAAATGGCCGGGGACATCCCCCGCTATTTCGCCGAGCTGGCCGTGATCCAGGAGCTGCGCTTCCGTTACCGCCGCTGGTCGCAGTTCATCCAGAATTATGTGCGTACCATGGTCGATGCCACGGGCTTCGACTACTGCGCATTCGCTTCGGTGGATGTTCCCGGTGAGAGCTACTGTGTGGAATGCGAGTCCGCCCGCCTGGTGCTGGAAAACGGCGAGCCCATGGTCCTGCCCGTAGGCAGCGGCATTGCCGGCTGGGTCTTCAGCAACGACCAGCCCGTCATCAACGAAGGGCTGGAAGGCGCTCCCTCCACCATGCTGTTCGGCAAGCTGCCGGGCATGCCCGATTTCCAGGCCATCATCTGCCTGCCGGTACAGATCAACAAGAGCACGCGCGGTGTGCTCTGTCTGGCGCATACGTCCACGCGCAGCATCGACGAGTCCCTGCGCTCCTTCGTGCGTCAGGCCGTGGACCATCTGGCCCTGTTCCTCGAAAATCTGTACCTGCGGGTACGTCTGCGCTCCCTGCTGCCGCAGGGCACGGTCCACAGCCAGGGCCCCCGCCGCTACGATCCCGATACCGCTCCGGTGCCGCCCGTCAAGAATCCTTAAGCCATGCTGTCCCGATTTTTCAGCAGGTTCCTGACCCAGGACATTGCCATGGATCTTGGTACGGCCAACACGCTGCTGTACACCAGGAAGCATGGCATTTTCATCAATGAGCCCTCGGTGGTGGCTGTGGACGCGGTCAGCCGCAAGGTGCTGGCCGTGGGCGCTGCCGCCAAGGAATATCTGGGCCGCACGCCCCAGAACATCTGCGCCATTCGGCCCATGAAGGACGGCGTCATCGCCGACTTCGACATCACCCGCGAGATGATCGCCCATTTCGTGGGCAAGTGCATCTCCGGTCTGCGTCTGGTCAAGCCGTCCATGGTGATCTGTATCCCCACGGGCATCACCCAGGTGGAGAAAAAAGCCGTCATCGACGCGGCCCTGCTGTCGGGCGCACGTTCGGTCTCCCTGGTGGAAGAACCCATGGCCGCGGCCATCGGGGCGGGCATGCCCGTGCAGGAGCCCCTGGGCAAC contains these protein-coding regions:
- a CDS encoding GGDEF domain-containing protein; this encodes MHKHYCENDTELLLSHLDDAFSWFGAGEHEYAVDPATVIRTFRAFAGRVPRCEIGEEHYDVIRPMPDLFICTGMLWVATVLDSGICLRVHQRITTVFRWTAQGPRCCHLHLSNPYSEMDASDSGFPEKMAEESRRYLREQIELQKRQIAEQHDVIAQMYVEDLSTGLYNRNRYNQVCDSLSGKDCGSLGIAYFDLNGLKKINDLQGHQAGDALIRRTAECLLQAFGKKAYRIGGDEFIVIDRESGREAFHACVENALRAMEESHISISCGISWRAERGNIDEQINEADKKMYLAKRDFYACKEHDRRHYWPEQE
- a CDS encoding HTH domain-containing protein, with the translated sequence MENKVLEVLVNAGKPLRPGDIAKELGVDSKEVSKAIAELKKEGKVMSPKRCYYAPAE
- a CDS encoding IS5 family transposase (programmed frameshift), with translation MSKAEMLTDDQWSVLEPLFQKERTGAGRPQIHSDREVLNGVLWVLRTGAAWADLPDRFPSSATCYRRFSKWVKDGRLRKILESLARHLEDNGLINLEECFIDGTFVVAKKGAQKLGKTKRGKGTKLMVIADASGLPIAVYTDSANPHEVRLVQATINEIVTLGRPRRIIGDRAYDSDPLDEALASQGIELIAPHRKNRKKPATQDGRLLRRYKRRWKIERLFAWLNKFKKAITRWERCVERFTALVHLAFSMILLSHSGRGKTPTFRWRL
- the tnpA gene encoding IS200/IS605 family transposase; protein product: MSNYRKGSHSVFSIHLHLVWITKYRKKILSGDIAQRARSLIRGICEKHQVEILKGHIAPDHIHLFVSISPSLAVSKLMQQLKGRTAHAMINEFPLLRRQYWGRHMWARGYFCCSSGNVTDEVIKQYITQQEDADETFRIEGE
- a CDS encoding lysophospholipid acyltransferase family protein, with protein sequence MQQYQEGVVEAPFGDLSTYVSTAPQLGAPARFPALRFYSSLLAGPVFWLCRRAAKGLCDDSAWVHASLRVTELIERVGCPVSIEGMENISATRGPCVFVANHMSTLETFMLPGIIRPHRAVTFVMKKSLVTLPFFGAVMRSRDPIVVGRTNPREDLTAVLEGGVERLKKGISIIVFPQSTRTPDFDPQHFNTIGVKLARKAGVPVVPLALKTDAWGTGKKLKELGPIKSGLPVRYKFAAPMDIHGNGREEQAFICDFIGSQLASWRKEDGINA
- a CDS encoding replication-associated recombination protein A translates to MTAQKPLPERMRPDDPDLFLGQSHLASRLKSLMAAERLPSLLFFGPPGCGKSTLALLLARSRKRPYLRLSAPEAGLQHLRRSLNGIEILVLDELHRFSKAQQDFFLPLVESGELTLLATTTENPSFSVTRQLLSRLHVLRLRPLGRSELMELARRGAEQTGVTLSDEVLDIITAAAHGDARTLLNLVEYAASLPEEMREPEQLKSALPEVMMRHDKDGDSHYELASALIKSIRGSDPDAALYYLACLLEGGEDPRFICRRLILSASEDVGLADPNALPLAVSCQQAVEFVGMPEGFIPLAETVVYLALARKSNSSYAAYLTAAREVKYNGARPVPLHLRNASTQLQKEWGYGKEYKYPHNYPDGWVEQDYLPAELVGRRFYQPRDMGDEARLSQWWRKIHKIRKTEES
- a CDS encoding 16S rRNA (uracil(1498)-N(3))-methyltransferase; the protein is MSLHRFYLPPEQWAHDLWLEGQEAKHLVQVLRLAPGEEVLLLDGQGRSGRFAIAETAKKKARLVLQEEQMAPAPESRAVMALAFSKAVRRGFFMEKAVELGAHAVWLWQGDHSQGKLPADAAEACRGQLIAGAKQCGNPWLPQVEALTGGVDELVRRAATADRRILPWEMQDTVSMLTPQLAGRPGTTVYVIGPEGGFSQRELDSLRAAQFTFVSLGARVLRCETAATLCLGLHWWASHLADPAE
- a CDS encoding GAF domain-containing protein; this encodes MTANTLEQHILSIVCSVFDAYSAVLFLPSENGEEHYLAASFSLGEGVEQGAMLSSGSLVDWIIRNRQQMLVPNFDQHKHKLGYYREGEEAGIKAFMGCPVPTGGALCVDSKRQYSFTDRDYKLLQLFAELVSRQQASKGRQEMAGDIPRYFAELAVIQELRFRYRRWSQFIQNYVRTMVDATGFDYCAFASVDVPGESYCVECESARLVLENGEPMVLPVGSGIAGWVFSNDQPVINEGLEGAPSTMLFGKLPGMPDFQAIICLPVQINKSTRGVLCLAHTSTRSIDESLRSFVRQAVDHLALFLENLYLRVRLRSLLPQGTVHSQGPRRYDPDTAPVPPVKNP